One genomic region from Leptospira montravelensis encodes:
- a CDS encoding cytidylyltransferase domain-containing protein, with the protein MNILAFIPARGGSKGIPGKNLYPIAGNPLLFYTIDLAKKLDKNVIPFLSTDDIDIKAYGISLGLNDDYLRPKELASDSSATIDAVMHALEWFQKSNDVQIDSVLLLQPTSPIRIISEVQNAIHSFKEKKMESLVSVTHMREHPFECIKSVEDSWSFLEKPSEKVTGRQGYTGNYYFLDGSFYLATVKFLKNNRAFVVEGKTHLFESKLRYSIDIDELEDMEIAESILERKLKI; encoded by the coding sequence ATGAATATTTTAGCTTTTATACCAGCAAGAGGTGGATCCAAGGGGATACCTGGAAAGAACTTATACCCAATAGCAGGGAATCCATTACTTTTTTATACCATTGATTTGGCAAAAAAATTAGATAAAAATGTCATTCCGTTTTTATCAACGGATGATATTGATATCAAAGCTTACGGAATATCCTTAGGTTTGAACGACGATTATCTAAGACCAAAGGAATTAGCAAGTGATTCCTCGGCTACGATTGATGCAGTAATGCATGCTTTAGAGTGGTTTCAGAAGTCGAACGATGTGCAAATTGACTCTGTCTTACTATTGCAGCCTACCTCACCCATTCGAATTATATCAGAAGTACAGAACGCTATCCATAGTTTCAAAGAAAAAAAAATGGAAAGTCTTGTGAGTGTGACTCACATGAGAGAACATCCATTTGAGTGTATTAAGTCTGTTGAGGATTCCTGGTCTTTTTTAGAGAAACCTAGTGAAAAAGTTACAGGAAGACAGGGCTATACAGGAAATTATTACTTTCTGGATGGATCTTTTTACTTAGCTACCGTTAAGTTTTTAAAAAACAATAGAGCTTTTGTTGTCGAAGGAAAAACGCATTTGTTCGAATCAAAGTTACGTTATTCGATTGATATTGATGAATTAGAAGATATGGAAATTGCCGAAAGCATTTTAGAAAGGAAACTAAAAATATGA
- a CDS encoding NAD-dependent epimerase/dehydratase family protein, translated as MKNILLIGGAGYVGSVITDFLLRNGYKVTCLDGFLYENQRTVLPYILNENYKFICGDLCDEDAVKKALVGIDSVVLLAGLVGDPITKKYPDLSKKINDDGILNLFQIMNGKGIERLIFISTCSNYGLIKNDELADENFELSPLSLYAKAKVAAEKELLSEKNNFDFSTVVLRFATAFGLSPRMRFDLTVSEFTKDLILGKELLVYDAHTWRPYCHVKDFARLIDIVLKSPKEKTHKEVFNAGGEINNFTKQGILDIILKYLPHSKVSFKEHGTDPRNYKVNFSKVKSVLGFEPKYTVEDGVKELIEAFQLNLFKNLEQDINFHGNYTINYP; from the coding sequence ATGAAAAATATACTGTTAATTGGTGGAGCAGGGTACGTTGGATCAGTGATTACTGATTTTTTACTTAGAAATGGCTATAAGGTTACTTGCTTAGATGGTTTTCTGTATGAGAACCAACGAACTGTACTTCCTTACATATTGAATGAAAACTACAAATTTATTTGCGGCGATCTTTGTGACGAAGATGCAGTGAAAAAAGCATTAGTTGGTATCGATTCTGTTGTATTACTTGCTGGATTAGTTGGTGATCCAATAACAAAAAAATACCCCGATTTATCTAAAAAGATAAATGATGATGGAATCTTAAATCTGTTTCAAATTATGAATGGAAAGGGAATTGAAAGACTTATTTTCATTTCAACTTGTTCTAATTATGGACTGATTAAAAACGATGAGCTTGCAGATGAAAATTTTGAACTTTCGCCACTTTCTTTGTATGCAAAAGCTAAAGTTGCGGCTGAGAAAGAACTATTGAGTGAAAAAAATAATTTTGATTTCTCTACTGTAGTTTTGCGATTTGCAACTGCCTTTGGATTATCTCCAAGAATGAGATTTGATCTTACTGTTAGTGAATTTACAAAGGATTTAATTTTAGGAAAAGAATTACTTGTATATGATGCTCATACTTGGAGACCTTATTGCCACGTAAAAGATTTCGCAAGATTAATTGACATCGTTCTGAAATCCCCTAAAGAAAAAACACATAAAGAGGTTTTTAATGCAGGTGGTGAAATCAATAATTTTACAAAACAAGGAATTTTGGATATAATCTTAAAATATCTTCCCCATTCAAAAGTTAGTTTTAAAGAACATGGAACTGATCCGCGTAATTATAAAGTTAATTTTTCAAAAGTGAAGTCAGTACTCGGTTTTGAACCTAAATACACAGTGGAAGATGGTGTAAAAGAATTAATTGAAGCATTTCAATTGAACCTTTTTAAAAATTTAGAACAAGATATCAACTTTCATGGGAATTATACAATAAACTATCCATGA
- a CDS encoding LegC family aminotransferase, protein MIKSFLDLVRDHYNSADEFIPLHAPVFRGNEIHYVTETIKSTFVSSVGAYVDQFEVMMKSITGAKYAIATVNGTAALHIALHSIGVSSGDEVITQALSFVATANAIRYTGADPVFLDVDLDSMSLSPVALLAFLESECEFKNQIVTNKRTGKRIKAIVPMHTFGNPGRIEEICKVANQFRLDVVEDSAESLGSYVNGKHTGSFGRLGVFSFNGNKTVTCGGGGAVVTDDDNLGKRLKHITTTAKVPHPWEYSHDELGFNYRMPNLNAALACAQLEQLDDFLKEKRELSIKYIQFFENTKVTFKKEIKNSVSNYWLNTIEFPSKSDRDKFLAETNGAKVMTRPSWNPLNTLPMYQNCFSDSLKNTNHIADRLVNIPSGVKWKESY, encoded by the coding sequence ATGATAAAATCGTTTTTAGATCTAGTCAGAGATCATTACAATTCAGCTGATGAATTCATTCCCCTCCATGCTCCTGTATTCCGTGGGAATGAAATCCATTATGTGACTGAAACTATTAAGTCCACCTTTGTTTCCTCTGTTGGGGCCTATGTAGATCAGTTTGAAGTAATGATGAAATCGATCACTGGTGCGAAATATGCCATTGCAACTGTAAATGGAACAGCCGCACTTCATATCGCGCTTCATAGTATAGGAGTCAGTTCGGGGGATGAGGTCATTACGCAAGCTTTGAGTTTTGTTGCGACTGCCAATGCCATCAGGTATACAGGAGCAGACCCTGTTTTTCTCGATGTGGATTTAGATTCGATGAGCCTATCACCAGTGGCTTTGTTAGCTTTTTTAGAATCAGAATGTGAATTTAAAAACCAAATTGTTACAAACAAACGAACAGGAAAACGAATCAAAGCCATTGTTCCTATGCACACATTTGGAAATCCTGGTAGGATCGAAGAGATATGTAAGGTGGCAAATCAGTTTCGATTAGATGTGGTTGAAGACTCTGCTGAATCTCTGGGAAGTTATGTGAATGGTAAACATACTGGATCTTTTGGTCGTTTAGGTGTTTTCAGTTTTAATGGCAATAAAACCGTTACTTGTGGTGGTGGTGGTGCTGTGGTTACGGATGACGATAATTTAGGAAAAAGATTAAAACATATTACCACAACAGCAAAAGTTCCGCATCCTTGGGAATATTCTCATGATGAATTGGGATTCAATTATAGGATGCCCAATCTAAATGCTGCACTTGCTTGTGCGCAGTTGGAGCAACTGGATGATTTTTTAAAAGAAAAAAGAGAACTTTCTATAAAGTACATTCAGTTTTTTGAAAATACAAAGGTTACTTTCAAAAAAGAAATTAAAAATTCTGTTTCAAACTACTGGTTAAATACAATTGAATTTCCATCAAAATCAGATAGAGACAAGTTCCTGGCAGAAACCAATGGGGCTAAAGTGATGACACGTCCTTCTTGGAATCCACTAAATACATTACCTATGTATCAAAATTGTTTTTCTGATTCATTAAAAAATACGAATCACATTGCTGATCGTTTAGTGAATATTCCCAGTGGAGTGAAATGGAAGGAATCATACTAA
- a CDS encoding NeuD/PglB/VioB family sugar acetyltransferase has translation MEGIILIGGGGHCKSVIDVIRKETKFEILGIIDSNLPVGHLVLDVMVLGNDSDFSALSKKCKNFHITVGQIQSNIVRKKIANELMALGAELPNIISPSAIVSSYSKLGQGITVMHQATIQADAMIGDFCIINDHALIEHDVHIGKFSHIATGAIVNGNVEIGENVFIGSGAVIVQGSKIPDGTFIKANQLVK, from the coding sequence ATGGAAGGAATCATACTAATCGGAGGAGGCGGTCACTGCAAATCAGTGATTGATGTCATTCGAAAAGAAACTAAGTTTGAAATTTTAGGAATTATCGATTCCAATTTACCAGTAGGTCACTTGGTTTTGGATGTGATGGTATTGGGTAATGATTCCGATTTTAGTGCATTATCTAAAAAATGCAAAAACTTCCATATAACTGTGGGCCAAATCCAATCAAACATAGTCAGGAAAAAAATAGCCAATGAATTAATGGCATTGGGCGCAGAACTCCCTAATATTATCTCTCCCAGTGCTATCGTTTCCTCCTATTCAAAGTTAGGTCAAGGAATTACTGTTATGCACCAGGCGACGATCCAAGCAGATGCAATGATAGGAGATTTCTGTATTATCAATGATCATGCACTCATTGAACATGATGTTCATATCGGAAAGTTTTCGCATATTGCCACTGGGGCCATTGTCAACGGTAATGTTGAGATCGGTGAGAACGTCTTTATCGGAAGTGGGGCAGTCATTGTTCAAGGTTCGAAAATCCCGGATGGAACTTTTATAAAAGCAAACCAATTAGTCAAATGA
- the neuB gene encoding N-acetylneuraminate synthase yields the protein MKQKTIIIAEAGVNHNGDLKIAEELIQVAAKAGADFVKFQTFQSNSISSKLAGRAEYQKANMKEDGSQISMLKKLELNFEMHQHLIQVCKQNKIQFLSTAFDLPSIDLLIQLGIKLWKIPSGEITNYPYLKKIGSLNGEVILSTGMSNLGEIEAALSVLENAGTKRENITVLHCTTEYPAPMHEVNLRAMLAIQNAFGVKVGYSDHTVGIEISLAAVALGANMIEKHFTLDRNLPGPDHKASLEPNELNALVSGIRNIELALGDGVKKPFPSEIRNMTIARKSLIAKENIRKGEIFTEQNVTTKRPGNGISPMRWDEVMGKTASKDFLEDELIEI from the coding sequence ATGAAACAAAAAACGATAATTATAGCTGAAGCTGGTGTAAATCACAATGGTGATCTTAAAATTGCCGAAGAACTCATTCAAGTGGCCGCAAAAGCCGGTGCCGATTTTGTAAAATTTCAAACCTTCCAGTCAAATTCGATTTCTTCGAAACTTGCAGGCAGAGCGGAATACCAAAAGGCAAACATGAAAGAAGATGGATCACAAATCTCTATGTTAAAGAAACTAGAGTTGAATTTTGAGATGCACCAACATTTAATTCAAGTTTGCAAACAAAATAAGATTCAATTTTTATCGACTGCGTTTGATTTACCTAGCATAGATTTACTCATCCAACTAGGAATCAAACTTTGGAAAATTCCCAGTGGAGAAATCACAAATTATCCCTATTTAAAAAAAATCGGCTCACTTAACGGGGAAGTGATACTATCTACAGGAATGTCTAATCTCGGTGAAATTGAAGCGGCTCTATCGGTTTTAGAAAATGCAGGAACTAAAAGAGAAAACATTACTGTGTTACATTGTACCACCGAATATCCTGCTCCGATGCATGAGGTCAATTTACGTGCGATGCTTGCGATTCAAAACGCATTTGGAGTTAAGGTTGGATATTCAGATCACACAGTAGGAATTGAAATATCTTTAGCAGCAGTGGCTCTTGGGGCAAATATGATTGAAAAACATTTTACCCTCGATCGAAATTTACCAGGTCCAGACCACAAGGCAAGTTTAGAACCAAATGAATTGAATGCATTGGTTAGCGGTATCAGAAATATTGAGCTAGCGTTAGGTGACGGTGTGAAAAAACCTTTCCCTTCCGAAATAAGAAATATGACAATTGCCCGTAAATCACTCATTGCTAAAGAGAACATTCGGAAAGGTGAGATTTTTACTGAACAAAATGTAACAACCAAAAGACCTGGAAATGGAATTTCTCCCATGAGGTGGGATGAAGTAATGGGAAAAACAGCATCCAAAGATTTTTTAGAAGATGAATTGATTGAGATCTAA
- the neuC gene encoding UDP-N-acetylglucosamine 2-epimerase: MNKKICFITGTRAEYGLLKRLMKLVYDAPNIEIQIIATGMHLSPEFGLTFKEIEGDGFRIDRKVEILLSSDSSVAIGKSIGLALISITEALEQMNPDLVFLVGDRYETLACAIAAMVTRIPIAHIHGGERTEGLIDEAIRHSVTKMSYLHFVANEEYRRRVIQLGESPERVYVCGGLGVDIIQNTKLFSLQELENSLKFQFKDKNLMVTFHPTTLEHDTSEVQFKELLEVLKEYVGKGHGLIFTKANSDTNGRIINQLIDDFVREYPDHAIAHASLGIQRYLSVLKFVDGVIGNSSSGLLEVPSFKIGTINLGDRQRGRIMATSVIQADCDSTSIRSALEKLYSNEFQESLKNTINPYGEGGASEKIFEYLKDLDFDNLDVKKPFFDVSYQL; encoded by the coding sequence ATGAATAAAAAAATTTGCTTTATCACTGGAACTAGAGCAGAGTACGGCTTACTCAAAAGATTAATGAAATTGGTTTATGATGCGCCGAATATTGAAATTCAAATCATTGCTACAGGTATGCATTTATCTCCGGAATTTGGACTTACCTTTAAGGAAATAGAAGGTGATGGTTTTCGAATTGATAGAAAGGTCGAAATTTTATTAAGCTCTGATTCTTCTGTAGCTATAGGAAAATCTATAGGTCTTGCTTTGATTTCTATAACGGAAGCATTAGAACAAATGAATCCAGACTTGGTATTTTTAGTTGGCGATAGATATGAAACCTTGGCATGTGCGATAGCAGCAATGGTAACAAGGATTCCAATTGCGCATATACATGGTGGCGAAAGAACGGAAGGTTTGATTGATGAGGCAATTCGTCATTCAGTGACGAAAATGTCCTATTTGCATTTTGTAGCAAATGAAGAATATCGTAGACGAGTCATTCAGCTTGGTGAAAGTCCGGAGCGAGTGTATGTATGCGGTGGTTTAGGTGTCGATATAATACAAAACACAAAATTATTCTCTCTTCAAGAGCTGGAAAATTCTCTAAAGTTTCAATTTAAAGATAAGAATTTGATGGTTACCTTTCATCCTACCACATTGGAACATGATACGTCTGAGGTTCAATTTAAAGAGCTTTTGGAAGTGTTAAAGGAGTATGTTGGAAAAGGACATGGGCTTATTTTTACAAAAGCTAACTCTGATACCAATGGTCGAATCATCAATCAACTGATAGATGATTTTGTAAGAGAGTATCCAGACCATGCGATTGCCCATGCTTCACTTGGCATTCAAAGGTATTTATCAGTTCTAAAATTTGTAGATGGTGTGATTGGAAATTCTTCGAGTGGTTTATTGGAAGTGCCAAGTTTTAAAATAGGCACTATCAACCTTGGTGATCGTCAAAGAGGAAGAATTATGGCGACAAGCGTAATCCAAGCAGATTGTGATTCTACATCGATTCGGTCAGCTTTGGAAAAATTGTATAGTAACGAATTTCAAGAAAGTTTAAAAAATACAATTAATCCATATGGAGAAGGTGGTGCTTCAGAAAAAATATTCGAATATCTCAAGGATTTAGATTTCGACAATTTAGATGTTAAAAAACCATTTTTTGATGTTAGTTACCAATTATGA
- a CDS encoding formyltransferase family protein, which yields MRILFIGCVIFSKNILELLVESKFNVVGVISKDDTGFNSDYYDTSIIAKQYNIPFIKTKNVNELHILEWVRELKPDIVYCFGWNSLLGNEFLQIPKKGVIGYHPASLPQNRGRHPVIWALILGLTETASTFFFMGEGADDGDIVSQKKIIIEKEDTASTLYDKLIQESRTQVIEFTNQLNNNQLIAKKQDHELANSWRKRSKVDGVIDFRMSSESIYNLVRALTKPYPGALILYKGEEYPVWQTKIAETPYSNFEPGKVLKISESSILVKCGLSTEAILLEKHELPETIQEGDYL from the coding sequence ATGAGAATTCTTTTCATAGGCTGTGTCATTTTTTCTAAGAACATCTTGGAATTGTTAGTCGAAAGTAAATTTAACGTTGTTGGAGTGATTTCCAAGGATGATACAGGTTTCAATTCTGATTATTATGATACTTCTATTATTGCAAAGCAGTACAATATACCTTTTATTAAAACTAAAAATGTAAATGAATTACATATTCTCGAATGGGTTAGGGAACTGAAACCGGATATCGTCTATTGTTTTGGTTGGAATAGTTTGCTTGGGAATGAATTTCTTCAAATCCCTAAAAAAGGGGTTATTGGATATCATCCAGCTTCTCTTCCACAAAACAGAGGAAGGCATCCCGTTATCTGGGCATTAATATTAGGACTTACAGAAACTGCTTCAACATTCTTCTTTATGGGTGAGGGTGCAGATGATGGGGATATAGTTTCACAGAAAAAGATAATAATAGAGAAAGAAGATACTGCGAGCACGTTATATGATAAGTTGATCCAGGAATCTCGGACACAAGTGATTGAATTTACGAATCAACTAAACAATAACCAATTAATCGCAAAAAAACAAGATCATGAACTGGCAAATTCCTGGAGAAAACGTTCCAAAGTTGATGGGGTTATTGATTTTAGAATGTCCAGCGAAAGTATTTATAATTTAGTTAGAGCATTAACTAAACCTTACCCTGGTGCCTTAATCCTTTATAAAGGTGAGGAGTATCCTGTTTGGCAAACAAAGATAGCAGAAACTCCTTATTCTAATTTTGAACCAGGGAAAGTTTTAAAAATTTCTGAATCTTCTATTTTAGTAAAATGTGGTTTATCAACAGAAGCTATATTACTTGAAAAACATGAATTGCCAGAGACAATTCAAGAAGGTGATTATCTTTGA